The Deinococcus sonorensis KR-87 genome includes a window with the following:
- a CDS encoding SLC13 family permease, giving the protein MDPVTVVLILFVAALVLFATEWLRVDVTALLLLSALLLFGLTTPKDAFANFGSDTVLTIASLFILTRALLRTGVIEDMGNALARRARNAGGMARGLLSVVAGLSAFTSNTATTAVFLPLVVGLSRRAQLPPSRLLMPLAYASILGGTITVIGTTTNLVVSGALPRYHIRPLGFFELAWVGLPVALIGLAYLFFVAPRLLPEREAELAEGSQRPYLAELTVQPESVLAGQTLRDSGLGRDHGLTVVAIRQGEQLLHGPDAGRQLHSGDVLVLEGSSERLLAGKDTLGLVSKPEQKLRQVLSGTSERPGDVRLVEAVVLPRSRLLGRTLRESRFRERYGASVLALHRRNRVSERLARTRVQVGDVLLLQGPADRLSSLGEDLTVLDDLTERHPDRRKARLALLLFLGAVVIGASGLLPLGVSVLVAVALTFAFQVLTPEEGYQAIEWPVLVLVACMLTFGGAFEASGAAKVIIGVVAGVVKPLGAYGLLTALFVVTVALTQPMSNQAAALVMLPLAIGISAQLGYDPRPFIIGITVAASNSFITPLEPSCMLVFGPGRYRFFDFVRVGSGLTLVTLAASVMIIPLVWPFQP; this is encoded by the coding sequence ATGGACCCGGTAACCGTCGTCCTGATTCTGTTCGTGGCCGCGCTGGTGCTGTTCGCCACCGAGTGGCTGCGGGTGGACGTGACCGCGCTGCTGCTCCTTTCAGCGCTGCTGCTGTTCGGCCTGACCACGCCCAAGGACGCGTTCGCCAACTTCGGGTCCGACACAGTGTTGACCATCGCCAGCCTGTTCATCCTGACGCGGGCGCTGCTGCGGACCGGCGTGATTGAGGACATGGGCAACGCGCTGGCCCGCCGGGCCCGCAACGCCGGCGGCATGGCCCGCGGCCTCCTGAGCGTGGTGGCCGGGCTGAGCGCCTTCACCAGCAATACCGCCACCACCGCCGTGTTTCTGCCGCTGGTGGTGGGGCTGAGCCGCCGGGCCCAGCTGCCGCCCTCGCGCCTGCTGATGCCGCTCGCCTACGCGTCCATCCTGGGCGGCACCATCACGGTGATCGGCACCACCACCAACCTGGTGGTGTCGGGCGCGCTGCCGCGCTACCACATCCGGCCGCTCGGCTTCTTCGAGCTGGCCTGGGTGGGCCTCCCGGTGGCGTTGATCGGGCTGGCGTACCTGTTTTTCGTGGCCCCCCGGCTGCTGCCGGAGCGCGAAGCCGAACTGGCGGAGGGCAGCCAGCGCCCGTACCTGGCGGAGCTGACGGTCCAGCCGGAATCGGTGCTGGCCGGTCAGACGCTGCGGGACAGCGGGCTGGGCCGCGACCACGGCCTGACGGTGGTGGCGATCCGGCAGGGGGAACAGCTGCTGCACGGGCCAGACGCCGGCCGGCAGCTGCACTCGGGCGACGTGCTGGTGCTGGAGGGCAGCAGCGAGCGGCTGCTGGCCGGCAAGGACACGCTGGGACTGGTGAGCAAGCCGGAACAGAAGCTCCGGCAGGTGCTGAGCGGCACCTCCGAGCGGCCCGGCGACGTGCGGCTGGTGGAGGCGGTGGTGCTGCCACGCTCTCGGCTGCTGGGCCGCACGCTGCGCGAGTCACGCTTCCGCGAGCGCTATGGAGCGTCGGTGCTGGCGCTGCACCGACGCAACCGAGTCAGCGAGCGGCTGGCCCGCACCCGCGTGCAGGTGGGCGACGTGCTGCTGTTGCAGGGCCCGGCCGACCGGCTGTCCTCCCTGGGCGAGGACCTAACGGTGCTGGACGACCTGACCGAGCGCCACCCGGACCGTCGCAAGGCCCGGCTGGCACTGCTGCTGTTCCTGGGGGCCGTGGTGATTGGGGCCAGCGGCCTGCTGCCGCTGGGGGTCAGCGTGCTGGTGGCGGTGGCGCTGACCTTCGCCTTTCAGGTGCTGACGCCGGAAGAAGGCTACCAGGCCATCGAATGGCCGGTACTGGTGCTGGTGGCGTGCATGCTCACCTTCGGCGGAGCGTTCGAGGCTTCGGGCGCGGCCAAGGTGATCATCGGGGTGGTGGCCGGCGTGGTCAAACCGCTGGGGGCATACGGTCTGCTCACCGCCCTGTTCGTGGTGACGGTGGCGCTGACCCAGCCGATGTCCAACCAGGCGGCGGCGCTGGTGATGCTGCCGCTCGCCATCGGCATCTCGGCGCAGCTCGGCTATGATCCGCGCCCGTTCATCATCGGCATCACGGTGGCCGCCTCCAACTCGTTCATCACGCCGCTGGAGCCGAGCTGCATGCTGGTGTTCGGACCGGGGCGCTACCGCTTCTTCGATTTCGTGCGGGTCGGCAGCGGGCTGACCCTGGTGACGCTGGCGGCCTCGGTGATGATCATTCCGCTGGTGTGGCCGTTCCAGCCGTGA
- the recQ gene encoding DNA helicase RecQ, which produces MTVTADVSAQSLQVLQTVFGYDRFRHGQAEIVQTLASGGNALVLMPTGGGKSLCYQIPSLVRPGTGIVVSPLIALMKDQVDALRENGVRAAYLNSTLSPQEARDVETALLAGELDLLYVAPERLLLPRTIQLLDRTPLALIAIDEAHCVSQWGHDFRPEYQGLSVLPGYFPQVPRVALTATADDRTRADIVRVLELEGAPQFVASFDRPNLQYRVAQKASPKTQLLEFIRSEHPGDAGIVYCLSRNSVEQTAQWLAAQGVPALAYHAGLSVRERNAVQERFIREEGLVVVATVAFGMGIDKPNVRFVAHLDLPKSIEGYYQETGRAGRDGLPGTAWMVYGLQDVVNMRRMLAQSAAPPEIQRQESAKLDALLAYCETAKCRRSVLLSYFGEAREGGCGNCDTCLTPPTIWDATRPAQMALSAAVRTGNRFGAGHLIDVLRGNATERLTTLGHDRLPTFGVGKTLSETEWRSVFRQLTALGYLTTDAEGHGSLVATGRARGVLKGEEPVSLRAEAALPTRDERRRAARGQPHGADPLFDALRTLRLSLAREHGVPPYVIFHDATLRAMIEAAPRTLAQLGAVSGVGQRKLDSYGEQFLAVLTGAELGAAPDPAERGMASNRAVLDVLKGGAGKASGAGELVSALKAWRTATAQETGRPSFTVMNNATLEAIAARRPRTEADLLAVPGMGPGRAEHYGEALLRLVREHA; this is translated from the coding sequence GTGACCGTGACCGCTGACGTTTCCGCCCAGAGTCTGCAGGTACTGCAGACCGTCTTCGGCTACGACCGCTTCCGGCATGGGCAGGCGGAGATCGTGCAGACACTGGCCAGCGGTGGCAACGCGCTGGTCCTGATGCCCACCGGCGGCGGCAAGAGCCTGTGTTACCAGATTCCGTCGCTGGTGCGGCCCGGCACCGGCATCGTGGTCAGCCCGCTGATCGCGCTGATGAAGGATCAGGTGGACGCCCTGCGCGAGAACGGTGTGCGGGCCGCCTACCTCAACAGCACCCTCTCACCGCAGGAGGCCCGGGACGTCGAGACGGCGCTGCTGGCCGGCGAGCTGGACCTGCTGTATGTGGCCCCGGAGCGGCTGCTGCTGCCGCGCACCATTCAGCTGCTGGACCGCACGCCGCTGGCGCTGATCGCCATTGACGAGGCGCACTGCGTGTCGCAGTGGGGCCACGATTTCCGGCCGGAGTACCAGGGCCTGAGCGTGCTGCCCGGCTACTTTCCGCAGGTGCCGAGGGTGGCGCTCACCGCCACCGCCGACGACCGCACCCGCGCCGACATCGTGCGGGTGCTGGAGCTGGAGGGCGCCCCGCAGTTCGTGGCCAGTTTTGACCGGCCCAACCTGCAGTACCGGGTGGCCCAGAAGGCCAGCCCCAAGACGCAGTTGCTGGAGTTCATTCGCAGCGAGCATCCCGGCGACGCCGGCATCGTGTACTGCCTGAGCCGCAACTCGGTGGAGCAGACCGCCCAGTGGCTGGCCGCGCAGGGGGTCCCGGCGCTGGCCTACCACGCCGGCCTGAGCGTCCGCGAACGCAATGCGGTGCAGGAGCGCTTCATCCGTGAGGAGGGGCTGGTGGTGGTGGCCACCGTGGCGTTCGGCATGGGCATCGACAAGCCGAATGTGCGCTTCGTGGCGCACCTGGACCTGCCCAAGAGCATCGAGGGCTACTACCAGGAGACTGGCCGTGCCGGGCGCGACGGCCTGCCCGGCACCGCCTGGATGGTGTACGGCCTGCAGGACGTGGTCAACATGCGCCGGATGCTGGCCCAGAGCGCGGCCCCGCCGGAGATCCAGCGCCAGGAGTCGGCCAAGCTGGACGCGCTCCTGGCGTACTGCGAAACGGCGAAGTGCCGACGCTCGGTGCTGCTGTCGTACTTCGGGGAGGCGCGCGAGGGCGGGTGTGGCAACTGTGACACCTGCCTGACCCCCCCCACCATCTGGGACGCCACCCGTCCGGCGCAGATGGCGCTGTCGGCGGCGGTCCGAACCGGCAACCGCTTCGGGGCGGGGCACCTGATCGACGTGCTGCGCGGCAACGCCACCGAGCGCCTGACGACCCTGGGCCACGACCGTCTGCCGACCTTCGGGGTAGGCAAGACGCTCAGCGAGACCGAGTGGCGCAGCGTGTTCCGGCAGCTGACGGCGCTCGGCTACCTGACCACCGACGCCGAGGGCCACGGCTCGCTGGTGGCCACCGGCCGGGCGCGGGGGGTGCTGAAGGGCGAGGAGCCGGTATCGCTGCGGGCCGAGGCGGCGCTGCCCACCCGTGACGAGCGGCGCCGGGCCGCCCGTGGCCAGCCGCACGGGGCCGATCCCCTGTTCGACGCGCTGCGGACGCTGCGCCTCTCGCTGGCCCGCGAGCACGGCGTGCCCCCCTACGTCATCTTCCACGACGCCACCCTGCGGGCCATGATCGAGGCGGCCCCCCGCACCCTGGCTCAGCTGGGCGCGGTGAGCGGGGTGGGCCAGCGCAAGCTGGACAGCTACGGCGAGCAGTTTCTGGCGGTGCTGACCGGGGCGGAGCTCGGTGCGGCCCCGGACCCGGCCGAGCGCGGAATGGCCAGCAACCGGGCGGTGCTGGACGTGCTGAAGGGTGGCGCGGGCAAAGCCTCTGGTGCCGGCGAACTGGTGAGCGCCCTGAAGGCCTGGCGCACGGCCACCGCCCAGGAAACCGGCCGCCCCAGCTTTACGGTGATGAACAACGCCACGCTGGAGGCCATCGCGGCGCGGCGTCCCCGCACCGAGGCGGACCTGCTGGCCGTGCCGGGCATGGGACCGGGCCGGGCCGAGCACTACGGCGAGGCGCTGCTGCGGCTGGTCCGCGAGCACGCCTGA
- a CDS encoding SMI1/KNR4 family protein produces MTEQTSDTQRQAGEPDLQAAWARIEAWYARQAGAPPLPDGASEAAIARLERHLRLRLPDPFRRSLARHDGVPEGHWPHGELLSVHRIREEWDIWDGLQKDGGFADMEATLHPDARLQPRWWDAGWVPVDADGGGNSTCLDLNPGPKGQLGQLIKIDHERGPGGPKYPDFVAYLHAAAELLEAGKQNLSG; encoded by the coding sequence ATGACCGAACAGACCAGCGATACACAGCGGCAGGCGGGTGAGCCGGACCTGCAGGCCGCCTGGGCCCGCATCGAGGCGTGGTATGCCCGGCAGGCGGGTGCGCCGCCGCTGCCCGACGGAGCTTCGGAGGCCGCCATTGCCCGCCTGGAACGTCACCTGCGGCTGCGGCTGCCGGACCCCTTCCGGAGGTCACTTGCCCGCCACGACGGGGTGCCAGAAGGCCACTGGCCGCATGGGGAACTGCTGTCGGTACACCGCATCCGGGAAGAGTGGGACATCTGGGACGGGCTGCAGAAGGACGGCGGCTTCGCGGACATGGAGGCCACGCTTCACCCAGACGCCCGGCTTCAGCCGCGTTGGTGGGACGCCGGGTGGGTGCCGGTGGACGCGGATGGGGGCGGCAACAGCACCTGCCTGGACCTCAACCCGGGTCCGAAAGGTCAGCTGGGCCAGCTGATCAAGATAGACCATGAGCGGGGACCAGGCGGACCGAAGTACCCGGATTTCGTGGCCTATCTGCACGCCGCCGCCGAGCTGCTGGAAGCGGGGAAGCAGAACCTGAGCGGTTGA
- a CDS encoding FadR/GntR family transcriptional regulator encodes MPLQTVEFHRLYTRVSAQIARMIREGEYAPGQQLPSERDLSVQLGVSRPTIREAIIALEVAGLVEVRVGAGLFVRHHPVGSDAPTADARHTPAEIQQARLLIEPELAALAATRLSAEALARLQQNVRDLRATVGRGEWNHRLDREFHEEIAAQCGNQALADIVRTLWTERTQSLPPSLDDRLSALPQLRSQCLSDHQRIVEALQSQDASAAKRAMRAHLNVGLRELTGTRQR; translated from the coding sequence ATGCCGCTGCAGACCGTGGAATTCCACAGACTCTATACCCGCGTCTCGGCCCAGATCGCCCGGATGATCCGGGAGGGCGAGTATGCGCCCGGCCAGCAGCTGCCCTCCGAACGCGACCTGAGCGTACAACTGGGCGTCAGCCGGCCAACCATCCGGGAGGCGATCATCGCGCTGGAGGTGGCGGGGCTGGTGGAGGTGCGGGTGGGCGCGGGCCTGTTCGTGCGGCATCACCCGGTCGGCAGCGACGCGCCCACGGCAGACGCCCGCCACACACCGGCTGAAATCCAGCAGGCCCGGCTGCTGATCGAGCCGGAACTGGCCGCACTGGCGGCCACCCGGCTGAGTGCCGAGGCGCTGGCCCGGCTGCAGCAGAATGTGCGCGACCTGCGCGCGACGGTGGGCCGTGGCGAGTGGAATCACCGGCTGGACCGCGAGTTTCACGAGGAGATCGCCGCGCAGTGTGGCAATCAGGCGCTCGCGGACATCGTGCGGACGCTGTGGACCGAGCGGACCCAGTCGCTCCCGCCCAGCCTCGATGACCGGCTGAGCGCCCTGCCGCAGCTGCGCAGCCAGTGCCTGAGCGACCACCAGCGCATTGTGGAGGCGCTGCAGTCGCAGGACGCGAGCGCGGCCAAGCGGGCAATGCGGGCCCACCTCAATGTGGGCCTGCGTGAACTCACCGGCACCCGGCAGCGCTAG
- a CDS encoding amidase — MSGPADPVWAYRPAEPLPGRAGGPLSGLTFSVKDLYGVDGWPLRASTLAPLPEVAPSPLVPRLLDLGATLVGKTQLHEIALGITGDNPFGGTPNPLNPAHVAGGSSSGAAASVASGEVEFALGTDTGGSIRVPAAWCGVVGFKPGKGSAVWPTEGVLPLSVTCDHAGPLARDLSTIVRVHSALQGRPVAPQSWKGVRVGLWHPRGWIDEAAHAALLDQCAQLQRLGAEVQEVTLPDMLDAYSDIVQSEAATVHAAALSLPEPGFSPGTLALLRRGQGLSAEVVEAARTRRQGYRSLLNSVFQAVDVLLAPAVPTAAPLAGQSSVTLGGQDVPLRVAVLRLTVPFSLLGVPALMLPRRTDDGLSVGVQLAANRGDGERLLGLATALG, encoded by the coding sequence GTGAGCGGCCCTGCCGATCCGGTCTGGGCCTACCGGCCAGCGGAGCCGCTGCCGGGCCGGGCGGGCGGCCCGCTGTCGGGGCTGACCTTCAGCGTCAAGGACCTGTACGGGGTGGACGGCTGGCCGCTGCGGGCCAGCACCCTGGCGCCGCTGCCGGAGGTGGCGCCCAGCCCGCTGGTGCCGCGCCTGCTGGACCTGGGCGCCACCCTGGTCGGCAAAACCCAGCTGCACGAGATCGCGCTGGGCATCACCGGGGACAATCCGTTCGGCGGCACGCCCAACCCGCTGAACCCGGCCCACGTGGCGGGCGGCAGCAGCAGCGGCGCGGCGGCCAGCGTGGCGAGCGGCGAGGTGGAGTTCGCGCTCGGCACCGACACCGGGGGCAGCATCCGGGTGCCGGCGGCGTGGTGCGGCGTGGTGGGCTTCAAGCCCGGCAAGGGCAGCGCCGTGTGGCCCACCGAGGGGGTGCTTCCGCTGTCGGTGACCTGCGACCACGCCGGACCGCTGGCGCGCGACCTGAGTACCATCGTGCGGGTGCACTCGGCCCTGCAGGGGCGACCGGTGGCCCCGCAGTCGTGGAAGGGGGTGCGGGTGGGGCTGTGGCACCCGCGCGGCTGGATCGACGAGGCGGCGCACGCGGCGTTGCTGGACCAGTGCGCGCAGCTTCAGCGGCTGGGCGCCGAGGTGCAGGAGGTGACGTTGCCGGACATGCTCGACGCCTACTCGGACATCGTGCAGAGCGAGGCAGCCACGGTTCATGCGGCGGCCCTGTCCCTGCCGGAACCGGGGTTCTCGCCGGGGACGCTGGCGCTGCTGCGGCGGGGTCAGGGGCTGAGCGCGGAGGTGGTGGAGGCCGCCCGCACCCGCCGTCAGGGGTACCGTAGCCTGCTGAACAGCGTGTTTCAGGCGGTGGACGTGCTGCTGGCCCCGGCCGTCCCAACGGCCGCCCCGCTGGCGGGCCAGAGCAGCGTGACGCTGGGCGGGCAGGACGTGCCGCTGCGGGTGGCGGTGCTGCGGTTGACCGTGCCGTTCTCGCTGTTGGGCGTGCCGGCGCTGATGCTGCCCCGGCGCACCGACGACGGCCTGAGCGTCGGGGTGCAGCTGGCGGCCAACCGGGGCGACGGCGAGCGGCTGCTGGGGCTGGCGACGGCCCTCGGCTGA
- a CDS encoding LEA type 2 family protein: protein MRLLPRLLLPSLALTLAACAPRQVIQVPTFQVQSVRLTGLDLPLGGRPATAYLTLNLRVQNPNPLPLRMANIAGTFVLDGQEVGRVNLPDVALPARGEALQRADVSLPLTLNSLSSFLRVARGQQVSYRLDGSFTADLGLLGRPTFGPFTLVQGLLQQPAILP from the coding sequence ATGCGCCTGCTGCCCCGACTGCTGCTGCCCTCCCTAGCCCTTACCCTGGCGGCGTGTGCGCCCCGGCAGGTCATCCAGGTGCCGACCTTCCAGGTGCAGAGCGTGCGCCTGACCGGACTGGACCTGCCGCTGGGTGGCCGTCCGGCCACCGCGTACCTGACGCTGAACCTGCGGGTGCAGAACCCCAACCCGCTGCCGCTGCGGATGGCCAACATCGCCGGCACCTTCGTGCTGGACGGGCAGGAGGTGGGACGCGTCAACCTGCCGGATGTGGCGCTGCCGGCGCGCGGCGAGGCCCTGCAGCGGGCCGACGTGTCGCTGCCGCTGACCCTCAACAGCCTGTCCAGTTTCCTGCGGGTGGCGCGTGGCCAGCAGGTCAGCTACCGGTTGGACGGCAGCTTCACCGCCGATCTCGGTCTGCTGGGCCGCCCCACCTTCGGCCCCTTCACGCTGGTGCAGGGGCTGCTCCAGCAGCCGGCCATCCTGCCGTGA
- a CDS encoding outer membrane lipoprotein carrier protein LolA, with amino-acid sequence MQTSPLLALGLALTGLTTFATSQAQTATDIISRVDASQRGAKDISFRLSGTASVQGSNQKIDLNIQSIPAANLARIVFNAPDSLADNIVVVDKAEIRNYLYLTNQVTVTPLTKATGQAGLSGLDFSQISNLSALLKNYDVRLLGSSGAAGNRVFQLEGTAKAAGVNDGKARVWISEAGWRPTRVQWLDSGNKVVADLSFNNYKTNAGLSATTLRMLPKNAEVVRQ; translated from the coding sequence ATGCAGACTTCTCCCCTCCTGGCCCTGGGCCTCGCGCTGACCGGCCTGACGACCTTCGCCACCAGCCAGGCCCAGACGGCCACGGACATCATCAGCCGCGTGGACGCCAGCCAGCGCGGCGCCAAGGACATCAGCTTCCGGCTGAGCGGCACGGCCAGCGTGCAGGGCAGCAACCAGAAGATTGACCTGAACATCCAGAGCATCCCCGCCGCGAATCTGGCGCGCATCGTATTCAACGCGCCCGACTCACTGGCCGACAACATCGTCGTGGTGGACAAGGCCGAGATCCGCAACTACCTGTACCTCACCAACCAGGTGACGGTGACGCCGCTGACCAAGGCCACCGGGCAGGCGGGCCTGAGCGGCTTGGACTTCAGCCAGATCAGCAACCTCAGCGCGCTGCTGAAGAACTACGACGTGCGCCTGCTGGGCAGCAGCGGGGCGGCCGGCAACCGGGTGTTCCAGCTGGAGGGCACCGCCAAGGCCGCCGGCGTCAATGATGGCAAGGCGCGCGTCTGGATCAGCGAGGCCGGCTGGCGGCCCACCCGCGTGCAGTGGCTGGACAGTGGCAACAAGGTGGTGGCGGACCTCAGCTTCAACAACTACAAGACCAACGCGGGGCTGAGCGCCACCACGCTGCGCATGCTCCCCAAGAACGCTGAAGTCGTGCGCCAGTAA
- a CDS encoding C40 family peptidase: MSILRAFLLTAAAMSMGSAALAASYTVKAGDTLYSIARKANMEPADLMQLNHLSSSTIQLGQHLNLGGTAAPASKPQTTAKPQTAAAPAHASGGAYIRTVASRLLNIRYLLGGTGGNGIDCSAYTRAVFQQLGVNLPRTARAQFGVGSPVSRGNIQAGDLVFFNTAGGGVSHVGIYLGNGEFANANSYNGRTMIESMTTTYWSQRYVGARRVLRS, encoded by the coding sequence ATGTCCATCCTTCGCGCTTTTCTCCTGACCGCCGCCGCCATGAGCATGGGCAGTGCAGCACTGGCAGCGAGTTACACCGTCAAGGCTGGCGATACCCTTTACAGCATCGCCCGGAAGGCCAATATGGAGCCGGCCGACCTGATGCAGCTCAATCATCTGAGCAGCAGCACGATCCAGCTGGGGCAGCATCTCAACCTCGGGGGCACGGCCGCTCCTGCATCCAAGCCCCAGACCACCGCCAAGCCTCAGACCGCCGCCGCACCGGCTCACGCCAGCGGCGGCGCCTACATTCGGACCGTCGCCAGCCGGCTGCTGAACATTCGCTACCTGCTGGGCGGAACCGGAGGTAACGGCATTGACTGCAGCGCATACACTCGCGCCGTGTTTCAGCAGCTCGGGGTGAACCTGCCGCGCACAGCCCGCGCGCAGTTCGGAGTGGGTTCTCCGGTGTCGCGCGGAAACATCCAGGCGGGCGATCTGGTGTTCTTCAACACCGCCGGTGGCGGCGTGTCGCACGTAGGTATCTACCTGGGCAACGGCGAATTCGCCAACGCCAACAGCTACAACGGCCGCACCATGATCGAGAGCATGACCACCACGTACTGGTCTCAGCGGTACGTGGGCGCTCGCCGCGTGCTGCGCAGCTGA
- a CDS encoding uracil-DNA glycosylase — translation MDPSRLEQLSERNRACTACDLRPGCLQVVVSDGNPQGGLLIVGEGPGGDEDRVGRPFVGRGGQLLDRILAAVQLDRQDAYITNIVKCRPPANRTPEPGEIETCTSLWLEPQLQLLRPRAIIALGNTPTQYLLQTRQGITRLRGRWQRYTQRDGLWSAPLMPMFHPAYLLRNDTRAPGGPKSLTWRDIQEVRRVLDGASPQGLDDRPAGGLF, via the coding sequence GTGGACCCCAGCCGCCTGGAGCAGCTGAGCGAGCGCAACCGGGCCTGCACCGCCTGCGACCTGCGCCCCGGCTGCCTGCAGGTGGTGGTGTCGGACGGCAACCCACAGGGCGGCCTGCTGATCGTGGGTGAGGGACCCGGCGGCGACGAGGACCGGGTGGGCCGCCCCTTCGTCGGCCGGGGCGGACAGCTGCTGGACCGCATTCTGGCTGCCGTGCAGCTGGACCGGCAGGACGCCTACATCACCAACATCGTGAAGTGCCGCCCGCCTGCCAACCGCACCCCTGAACCCGGCGAGATCGAGACCTGCACGTCGCTGTGGCTCGAACCGCAGCTGCAGCTGCTGCGGCCCCGCGCCATCATCGCGCTGGGCAACACCCCGACCCAGTACCTGCTGCAGACGCGCCAGGGCATCACCCGGCTGCGTGGCCGCTGGCAGCGTTACACCCAGCGCGACGGCCTCTGGAGCGCGCCGCTGATGCCGATGTTCCACCCGGCGTATCTGCTGCGTAACGATACCCGCGCCCCCGGCGGCCCCAAGAGCCTGACGTGGCGGGACATCCAGGAGGTGCGCCGGGTGCTGGATGGCGCGTCTCCCCAGGGTCTGGATGACCGGCCAGCCGGGGGCCTGTTCTGA
- a CDS encoding glycogen synthase: MQLLLVASEVFPYSRTGGLADVMAALPEALSRLGVSVTVVSPWWQDLNGEPQEIWRASEPRNGRLQPGPVRVGEIVDGDVRYLFYGTPDFDRPGLYAEDDVERFCRWGRTLLPTLASMGLTFDVLHGHDWAAGLVVAHARLMGLRSVYTVHNLQYQGRWNAQEGFGWTGLPPQNFANVEFHGDINLMKAGLVYADHLTTVSPTYAHEITTAEYGEGLQGVLQVRESAGQLSGILNGLDLERWDPAADPDIQPFHTPAGRQANVELLRQEFGLDDAPILAAVTRLVSQKGMDLLIEALPEVTQDWNVVVLGSGEALLEAALKGWSQHSRVRYVSGMNEPLAHRLYAGSDAFCMPSRFEPCGLSQMIAMRYGSLPVVRETGGLVDSVPTDVGFRFGPADDEALVACLQQARAQVEQPEKWQTRMRRGMALDFSWDASARQYQALYRSLDRGQ; encoded by the coding sequence ATGCAGCTGCTTCTGGTGGCCTCTGAAGTGTTTCCCTACTCGCGCACGGGCGGTCTGGCGGACGTGATGGCCGCGCTGCCCGAGGCGCTGAGCCGGCTGGGCGTCTCGGTCACGGTGGTGTCGCCGTGGTGGCAGGACCTGAACGGTGAGCCGCAGGAGATCTGGCGGGCCAGCGAACCGCGCAACGGCCGGTTGCAGCCGGGACCGGTCCGGGTGGGGGAGATCGTGGACGGGGACGTGCGTTACCTGTTTTACGGCACCCCGGACTTTGACCGACCCGGCCTGTACGCCGAGGACGACGTGGAGCGCTTCTGCCGCTGGGGCCGCACCCTGCTGCCGACCCTGGCGAGCATGGGCCTGACCTTCGACGTACTGCACGGCCACGACTGGGCGGCCGGACTGGTGGTCGCCCACGCCCGCCTGATGGGCCTGCGCAGCGTCTATACCGTGCACAACCTGCAGTACCAGGGCCGCTGGAACGCCCAGGAGGGCTTCGGCTGGACCGGGCTGCCCCCGCAGAACTTCGCTAACGTGGAGTTCCACGGCGACATCAACCTGATGAAGGCCGGGCTGGTGTATGCCGACCACCTGACCACCGTCAGCCCGACCTATGCCCACGAGATCACCACCGCCGAGTACGGCGAGGGCCTGCAGGGTGTGCTGCAGGTGCGCGAGTCGGCCGGGCAGCTGAGCGGCATCCTGAACGGCCTGGATCTGGAGCGCTGGGACCCGGCCGCCGACCCGGACATCCAGCCGTTTCACACGCCGGCCGGGCGTCAGGCCAACGTGGAACTGCTGCGTCAGGAATTCGGGCTGGACGACGCGCCGATCCTGGCGGCCGTGACCCGGCTGGTGTCGCAGAAGGGCATGGACCTGCTGATCGAGGCGCTGCCGGAAGTGACCCAGGACTGGAACGTGGTGGTGCTGGGGAGCGGGGAGGCGCTGCTGGAGGCCGCCCTGAAGGGCTGGTCTCAGCACTCGCGGGTGCGCTACGTGTCCGGCATGAACGAGCCGCTGGCCCACCGGCTGTACGCCGGATCGGACGCCTTCTGCATGCCCAGCCGCTTTGAGCCGTGCGGGCTGTCGCAGATGATCGCCATGCGTTACGGCTCGCTGCCGGTGGTGCGCGAGACCGGCGGGCTGGTGGACAGCGTGCCGACCGACGTGGGCTTCCGCTTCGGCCCGGCGGACGACGAGGCGCTGGTGGCGTGCCTGCAACAGGCGCGCGCCCAGGTCGAGCAGCCGGAGAAGTGGCAGACCCGGATGCGCCGGGGCATGGCGCTGGACTTCTCCTGGGACGCCTCCGCGCGGCAGTATCAGGCCCTGTACCGCTCGCTGGACCGCGGTCAGTAA